A portion of the Sabethes cyaneus chromosome 3, idSabCyanKW18_F2, whole genome shotgun sequence genome contains these proteins:
- the LOC128740804 gene encoding uncharacterized protein LOC128740804, which translates to MTFFDLEEQSAAMPYLLRLLTIVGLRGSYTQQVRFVALVLWAIVTLIIPKMIFGYRGQIDLMIRGLSELVFQIHQTARIVMIYWEIEHLEAIVRIVQKMFKNVRAMTLDVEMNDMVDSANLLQTVAVFFLNRNHNATEKIDFLTTMELEFYGLNIRENIVHYAIFEFCVGIVHYWTAAAFALGGIVVYCPIVYITLIFRIVTMRLKKLSRLSSVALQNELFNIIDLHLEGLKCVEHLERIVTIPMISQLLAFVLILSSMVLYIRNNLDMNAISLLVLLIVVTAETYAICVLTTNLSLESFAVAAAIYNSTDWYKLPVDSQKALSLMLLRAQKREGVTAAKFCFMDIERFGKVAQTSYSIYIVMKDHI; encoded by the exons ATGACGTTTTTCGATCTGGAAGAACAATCGGCAGCAATGCCGTACTTGTTACGGTTGCTGACAATTGTAGGACTTCGCGGCAGTTACACTCAGCAAGTGCGCTTTGTGGCACTTGTGTTATGGGCGATAGTGACGTTAATTATTCCGAAAATGATTTTCGGTTACCGGGGTCAGATTGATTTGATGATTCGCGGTCTATCCGAGTTGGTTTTTCAGATCCATCAAACCGCCAGGATAGTGATGATTTACTGGGAAATAGAGCACCTGGAAGCGATTGTTAGGATCGTAcagaaaatgtttaaaaatg TTCGTGCTATGACTTTGGACGTAGAAATGAACGACATGGTGGATAGTGCTAATC TGTTACAAACAGTTGCAGTATTTTTCCTCAACCGAAATCACAATGCTACAGAAAAAATCGATTTCCTAACTACAATGGAGCTAGA GTTCTACGGCTTGAATATTCGTGAAAATATAGTTCATTATGCCATTTTTGAGTTTTGTGTCGGCATCGTTCACTACTGGACTGCAGCTGCATTTGCATTGGGTGGAATTGTCGTCTACTGTCCCATCGTTTACATAACACTGATCTTCAGAATAGTTACGATGAGGTTGAAGAAACTTAGTCGACTTTCCAGTGTGGCTTTACAAAACGAACTATTCAACATCATCGATCTACATCTGGAAGGATTAAA atgCGTCGAACATTTGGAGAGAATTGTCACTATTCCCATGATTTCACAGCTTCTTGCGTTTGTACTCATCCTGTCATCTATGGTTTTATATATAAGAAAT AACCTGGATATGAACGCGATTTCATTACTTGTTTTGCTGATAGTTGTGACGGCAGAAACGTACGCGATTTGTGTTTTAACCACAAATCTTTCACTAGAg agCTTTGCCGTAGCGGCAGCCATTTACAACAGTACCGATTGGTATAAATTGCCTGTCGATAGTCAAAAAGCCTTATCACTGATGCTGCTTAGAGCTCAGAAGCGAGAAGGTGTGACGGCAGCCAAATTTTGCTTCATGGATATTGAACGATTCGGCAAGGTTGCGCAAACATCTTACTCAATTTATATCGTAATGAAGGACCATATTTAA